The following coding sequences lie in one Apium graveolens cultivar Ventura chromosome 3, ASM990537v1, whole genome shotgun sequence genomic window:
- the LOC141711011 gene encoding uncharacterized protein LOC141711011: protein MISGFLLLLKWECAIMILYLLTYSFSQVMKNLLKHKLLHHDSSKYDGFRLTYLGYDFLAIKMLVNRRIFTFVGRQIGVRKELASWY, encoded by the exons ATGATTTCAGGGTTCTTACTGCTGTTGAAATGGGAATGCGCAAT CATGATATTGTACCTACTCACGTATAGCTTCTCTCAA GTGATGAAGAACTTGCTCAAGCACAAGTTGTTACACCATGACTCTTCCAAAT ATGATGGTTTCCGGCTAACCTACCTTGGTTATGATTTTCTTGCTATTAAAATGTTGGTTAACCGTAGAATCTTTACATTCGTTGGTCGTCAAATTGGTGTACGAAAAGAGTTAG CTTCATGGTACTAG
- the LOC141713213 gene encoding protein BCCIP homolog isoform X1, with the protein MPRKLTRRLRSHPVTFSRFSRTLALASLYKVNRNIRNSKNSRHAPPVSSDKGGVDLAMKNKNTQPESSDDEEFEGSVQAEFAFFDPKPDDFHGVKVLLQNYLDDKQWDASGLTDLILAQTTVGTVVKIEEDEDNGVYAVATVLNLGRYKDHKCIMDIKEFLLEVCQENSIQQNIKSMLGEKAQDVGLLISQRVVNLPTQLLPPLYDALFDEVSWATEDEPTKELRSSFCFKYYLFVSKIYEHKKIKNKHDGTISTSEEAIIYTKPEEEILHELCSWSFKFPLRTQQHTAHELKNYRIVGLVMAVEATKVSTFREQLRSLIDE; encoded by the exons ATGCCCCGAAAGTTAACAAGACGACTGAGATCTCATCCAGTCACTTTCTCCCGCTTTTCTCGTACACTGGCCCTTGCCTCTCTTTACAAGGTCAATCGCAATATTCGTAACTCCAAAAATAGTAGGCATGCTCCACCCGTCTCTTCTG ATAAGGGTGGTGTAGACCTAGCCATGAAAAATAAGAATACACAACCTGAATCTTCTGATGATGAAGAGTTCGAA GGAAGTGTCCAAGCAGAGTTTGCCTTCTTTGATCCAAAGCCGGATGACTTCCATGGTGTTAAGGTCCTCCTGCAGAACTACCTTGATGATAAACAGTGGGATGCGAGTGGCCTAACAGACTTGATACTGGCACAAACCACTGTAGGGACTGTCGTTAAAATTGAAGAAGATGAGGATAATGGAGTATATGCAGTGGCCACTGTCTTGAACTTGGGAAGATACAAG GATCACAAGTGCATAATGGACATCAAAGAATTCCTGCTTGAAGTGTGCCAAGAGAATAGCATACAGCAGAACATTAAGTCCATGTTGGGAGAGAAAGCGCAAGATGTGGGACTATTGATCTCTCAGCGTGTTGTAAATCTACCAACTCAGCTTTTGCCACCACTTTATGATGCTCTGTTTGATGAAGTTTCCTGGGCAACAGAAGATGAG CCGACAAAGGAATTGAGAAGTTCATTTTGTTTCAAGTATTACTTGTTTGTTAGCAAGATATATGAG CATAAGAAAATTAAGAACAAACATGATGGTACAATTAGCACCAGTGAAGAAGCTATTATATATACTAAGCCAGAAGAAGAAATTTTACACGAG CTCTGCTCATGGTCGTTCAAATTTCCTCTGCGCACTCAACAACATACAGCTCACGAG CTTAAAAACTACAGGATAGTGGGTTTAGTCATGGCTGTTGAAGCAACCAAAGTTTCCACATTCAGAGAACAGTTGCGGAGTTTGATAGATGAATGA
- the LOC141713213 gene encoding protein BCCIP homolog isoform X2 encodes MKNKNTQPESSDDEEFEGSVQAEFAFFDPKPDDFHGVKVLLQNYLDDKQWDASGLTDLILAQTTVGTVVKIEEDEDNGVYAVATVLNLGRYKDHKCIMDIKEFLLEVCQENSIQQNIKSMLGEKAQDVGLLISQRVVNLPTQLLPPLYDALFDEVSWATEDEPTKELRSSFCFKYYLFVSKIYEHKKIKNKHDGTISTSEEAIIYTKPEEEILHELCSWSFKFPLRTQQHTAHELKNYRIVGLVMAVEATKVSTFREQLRSLIDE; translated from the exons ATGAAAAATAAGAATACACAACCTGAATCTTCTGATGATGAAGAGTTCGAA GGAAGTGTCCAAGCAGAGTTTGCCTTCTTTGATCCAAAGCCGGATGACTTCCATGGTGTTAAGGTCCTCCTGCAGAACTACCTTGATGATAAACAGTGGGATGCGAGTGGCCTAACAGACTTGATACTGGCACAAACCACTGTAGGGACTGTCGTTAAAATTGAAGAAGATGAGGATAATGGAGTATATGCAGTGGCCACTGTCTTGAACTTGGGAAGATACAAG GATCACAAGTGCATAATGGACATCAAAGAATTCCTGCTTGAAGTGTGCCAAGAGAATAGCATACAGCAGAACATTAAGTCCATGTTGGGAGAGAAAGCGCAAGATGTGGGACTATTGATCTCTCAGCGTGTTGTAAATCTACCAACTCAGCTTTTGCCACCACTTTATGATGCTCTGTTTGATGAAGTTTCCTGGGCAACAGAAGATGAG CCGACAAAGGAATTGAGAAGTTCATTTTGTTTCAAGTATTACTTGTTTGTTAGCAAGATATATGAG CATAAGAAAATTAAGAACAAACATGATGGTACAATTAGCACCAGTGAAGAAGCTATTATATATACTAAGCCAGAAGAAGAAATTTTACACGAG CTCTGCTCATGGTCGTTCAAATTTCCTCTGCGCACTCAACAACATACAGCTCACGAG CTTAAAAACTACAGGATAGTGGGTTTAGTCATGGCTGTTGAAGCAACCAAAGTTTCCACATTCAGAGAACAGTTGCGGAGTTTGATAGATGAATGA
- the LOC141711012 gene encoding tetraspanin-15-like — MSNDHTHSHQTLTPTQPDPEPIQEPEPEPEPEPTPPPSLPPPPVKEETPPIHTEMVNSEEPKHKMKFMKDRLFMLAFLLSLPIIALIAWLIFMRDGYDCEYLLKMNKLLIGIISALAVLLVLNGVALFMITKPLLRMPALILVMIPVIVVFILGLGLVGGFKTESRSMPGSPQRLKLNIYDTNRWSTIKSCLYDKSICQILAYRTSMIKSYDYSVKRLSPVQSGCCRPPASCNMEYVNATYWQRREGIEDKSRALNSDCDVWTNQETILCYNCNSCKEGYRRTIGKKWIILGSLLISVASLLFIVHLFLFIVAMSESYGG, encoded by the exons ATGTCTAATGATCATACACATTCCCACCAAACACTAACTCCCACTCAACCAGATCCAGAACCAATACAGGAACCtgaacccgaacccgaacccgaaccaACACCACCACCATCATTACCACCACCTCCTGTTAAAGAAGAAACTCCCCCAATCCACACAGAAATGGTGAACTCAGAAGAACCTAAACACAAAATGAAATTTATGAAGGATAGACTATTCATGTTAGCTTTCCTTCTATCCCTCCCCATAATTGCTTTGATTGCGTGGTTAATTTTCATGCGTGATGGATATGACTGCGAATATCTGTTAAAAATGAATAAGCTATTGATTGGCATCATTTCTGCTTTAGCAGTATTACTTGTATTAAATGGTGTGGCATTGTTCATGATCACGAAACCGTTGTTACGAATGCCCGCATTAATCTTAGTTATGATCCCGGTGATAGTAGTGTTTATTTTGGGACTTGGGCTAGTTGGAGGATTTAAGACGGAGAGCAGATCTATGCCTGGTTCTCCTCAGCgactgaagctgaatatatatgACACAAATCGTTGGAGCACAATTAAATCCTGCTTGTACGACAAAAGCATCTGTCAAATTTTAGCATACAGAACGAGTATGATCAAGTCTTACGATTACTCAGTAAAAAGACTGTCACCAGTTCAG TCGGGATGCTGTAGGCCGCCAGCAAGTTGTAACATGGAGTACGTGAACGCGACATACTGGCAAAGAAGAGAAGGGATAGAAGATAAGAGTAGAGCACTTAACAGTGACTGTGATGTGTGGACAAATCAAGAAACCATTTTATGTTACAACTGCAACAGCTGCAAAGAAGGATATAGAAGAACAATCGGGAAAAAATGGATCATATTGGGATCTTTATTGATTTCAGTTGCCAGCTTACTCTTTATCGTGCATCTGTTTCTGTTCATTGTTGCAATGTCAGAGAGCTATGGAGGATAG